Proteins co-encoded in one Ignavibacteria bacterium genomic window:
- a CDS encoding T9SS type A sorting domain-containing protein translates to MTNINLQYIKTVLLAVVLSVYAFTLQAQGVMWTKQFKGTGQANPTEVIQDESGNYYVYGNFNGEIKIDTVVVNAVALQDVFVAKFNGLGQLQWFKTIAGIGTESAYGMKFSRDKSFIYLSGVFSNTTSFFNQDNLLNNGGNDIYLCKINLNGNLIWTKNVAYGSTHQMGGYFDIDNNGNIIMVGQFTSSVIFYDDLYDITLTVDDPYQKQSFIVKFDASGYPQWSKLFYGTSDVNYVRNVSLIGNEYFLSGQATGTIQYDEKPIITINSSYKNGFIMKTDANGNFVWIRKILTTNNDLYVIKHTSDINGDQYIAGKFAAYRIKFDSTLTDTSKKIYYNTSNGTYDLFVAKYSRSGSLQWVRLYGSNKDENVINITHSNGQVMFTGSYGSNINFGTISLDYKAQSDGFLAIMDLNGTILNALNVKGKLNEIGNSAYFSNTARNYVWLGEFFSDTATISSTNIINDLPTKRDGFVFRYGCFDSVSFAITKVTCTGLNNGSITANPSFGSEPYTYLWSNNSTSQTISNLAAGNYTVTVVGANNCELVETVSLSQIPLLTAEIINIQHIACFGGTTGSATANPINGNPPYTYKWSNGKTTQTITNLAAGTYNVTITDQCGTKATAQVTITQASKVDASVTSTPSTCRGGNDGTATATPIGGMIPYTYNWTNGQTTQTAINLLGGNTYKVTVKDGCQNSVVKSITISQPLALNGTVITYASSPCVPTGIAIATGTNGTPPYTYKWNTGDTTASISNLSANTAYTVTIKDACNASKSIRKTVGSKVINISTTVTCTPTGSCQGSIKANVTGGDAPYTYLWNNGQTSQTAVNLCKGYYRVTVTDANGCTNRKTGIYVGNCAKSFMIEDDTNSDNDYEELTNIINVYPNPANDVLTIQLPDEELDCDFEFEMYDMIGNKIFEKKLENAFGQINLDIHHLSEGIYIAKIKFGENVLSQKIIISR, encoded by the coding sequence ATGACAAATATAAATTTACAATATATAAAAACTGTACTTTTAGCAGTGGTTTTAAGTGTATATGCTTTTACGCTGCAAGCTCAAGGTGTTATGTGGACCAAACAATTTAAAGGAACTGGTCAGGCAAATCCGACGGAAGTGATTCAAGATGAAAGTGGAAATTACTATGTTTATGGTAATTTTAATGGTGAGATAAAAATTGACACAGTTGTGGTTAATGCTGTGGCGTTACAAGATGTTTTTGTTGCAAAATTTAATGGTCTTGGTCAATTACAATGGTTTAAAACAATTGCAGGAATTGGTACAGAAAGTGCATATGGAATGAAATTTTCGAGAGATAAAAGTTTTATTTATTTATCAGGAGTTTTTAGTAATACTACATCGTTTTTTAATCAAGATAATTTATTAAATAATGGTGGAAACGATATTTATTTGTGTAAAATAAATTTAAACGGAAATTTAATTTGGACAAAAAATGTAGCTTATGGGTCAACGCATCAAATGGGTGGGTATTTTGATATCGACAATAATGGGAACATCATTATGGTTGGACAATTTACTTCATCCGTTATTTTTTATGATGATTTGTATGATATTACATTGACAGTGGATGATCCATATCAAAAACAAAGTTTTATTGTAAAATTTGATGCAAGTGGCTATCCGCAATGGTCTAAACTTTTTTATGGCACTTCTGATGTTAATTATGTAAGAAATGTGTCATTGATAGGCAATGAATATTTTTTGTCTGGACAAGCAACCGGGACCATTCAATATGATGAAAAACCAATAATTACTATTAATTCAAGTTATAAAAATGGTTTTATAATGAAAACAGATGCCAATGGAAATTTTGTTTGGATAAGAAAAATATTAACTACGAATAACGATTTATATGTCATTAAACATACTTCTGATATAAATGGTGATCAGTATATAGCAGGGAAATTTGCAGCATACCGTATTAAATTCGATTCTACACTTACCGATACATCCAAAAAAATTTATTATAACACATCAAATGGGACATACGATTTGTTTGTGGCTAAATATAGCAGGAGTGGTTCATTGCAATGGGTCAGACTTTATGGTAGTAATAAAGATGAAAATGTAATTAATATTACTCATTCAAACGGTCAAGTAATGTTTACAGGATCGTATGGTTCTAATATTAATTTTGGTACTATATCATTAGATTATAAAGCACAAAGCGACGGATTTTTAGCTATAATGGATTTAAACGGTACTATATTAAATGCACTAAATGTGAAGGGCAAATTAAATGAAATCGGCAATTCTGCATATTTTAGCAATACAGCTAGAAATTATGTTTGGTTAGGTGAATTTTTTTCAGATACAGCTACAATTAGTTCTACAAATATTATCAATGATTTACCTACTAAAAGAGATGGTTTTGTTTTTAGGTATGGATGTTTTGATAGTGTAAGTTTTGCCATTACCAAAGTAACTTGCACCGGTCTTAATAATGGAAGTATAACAGCTAATCCTTCGTTTGGTAGTGAACCTTATACATATTTGTGGAGTAATAATTCAACAAGTCAAACGATATCAAATTTAGCAGCTGGTAATTACACTGTAACAGTTGTTGGTGCAAATAACTGTGAATTGGTTGAAACGGTATCGTTGTCTCAAATACCTTTATTGACAGCTGAAATTATAAATATTCAACATATTGCATGTTTTGGAGGAACCACAGGTTCTGCTACAGCTAATCCAATAAATGGAAATCCGCCTTATACTTATAAATGGTCTAATGGTAAAACGACTCAAACAATTACTAATTTAGCCGCAGGAACATATAATGTTACGATAACCGACCAATGTGGAACAAAAGCAACAGCACAAGTTACTATTACTCAAGCATCAAAAGTTGATGCCTCTGTTACATCTACACCTTCTACATGTAGAGGGGGAAATGATGGTACTGCAACAGCAACTCCAATTGGAGGTATGATTCCTTATACATATAATTGGACTAATGGACAAACAACACAAACTGCTATTAATTTATTAGGAGGTAATACATATAAAGTAACTGTTAAAGATGGTTGTCAAAATTCAGTAGTAAAATCTATTACAATATCTCAACCTTTAGCTTTAAACGGAACTGTAATTACATATGCTTCTTCGCCATGTGTTCCTACCGGTATAGCTATTGCTACAGGTACTAATGGAACTCCACCATATACATATAAATGGAATACTGGAGATACAACAGCATCAATTTCAAATCTATCAGCGAATACTGCATATACCGTTACTATAAAAGATGCTTGTAATGCATCAAAATCAATAAGGAAAACAGTTGGTTCAAAAGTTATTAATATTTCAACTACTGTAACGTGTACTCCAACCGGTAGTTGTCAAGGTTCTATTAAAGCAAATGTTACTGGTGGAGATGCTCCTTATACCTATTTATGGAACAATGGTCAAACATCGCAAACAGCTGTAAATTTATGTAAAGGATATTATAGAGTTACTGTAACAGATGCTAATGGATGTACTAATAGAAAAACCGGAATTTATGTTGGAAATTGTGCAAAATCATTTATGATTGAAGATGATACAAATAGTGATAATGATTATGAAGAATTGACAAACATAATAAACGTTTATCCAAATCCGGCAAACGATGTATTAACAATTCAATTACCAGATGAAGAATTAGACTGTGATTTTGAATTTGAAATGTATGATATGATAGGAAATAAAATCTTTGAAAAGAAGTTGGAAAATGCTTTTGGACAAATAAATTTAGATATTCATCATCTATCAGAAGGGATATACATTGCTAAAATAAAATTTGGTGAAAATGTTTTAAGTCAAAAAATTATAATCAGCAGGTAA
- a CDS encoding PKD domain-containing protein — protein sequence MKTILFLFFMLINSLLFAQHDHHNQKKCTHNHKVKSVNDTTIKVVQTFLRDDNAGEAIIIQRYRNDTLADKWLKEYIQRSRNKVTENIYLKGTKASGCSNLDFENGNFSNWTCQTATNYNYPAGDASPSPETAWAGTAPVANRHVITNAASGNDPYGNFPMLAPNGGSFSVKLGNNDYNYEAEQLIYTFFVNPQDTNFIYKYAVILEDPGHTWVEQPYFELKIYDGNGQIIPCSYQQYVSGGSIPGFFDSPSNSSVKCKSWTTVGLNLGPYIGQTITLIVTSADCAQGGHFGYGYIDFICPSSFTSTPNVYCNNVTSATLTVPDIDPGMNFQWSTGETTPSITINPQNYDGSNVSVYIQSPTSIGLCGFYYLFPIEVVQLNPEFNTTTNCLTVNFSDLSSVTGTTISGWSWDFGDGQSSTLQNPIHTYTTAGDYNVTLTITAGGCQNSISHHVTVSGLSISVSSTNPLCYGQNGSATVTASGSGSYSYTWSTTPPQTTATANNLPPGTYTVSVTEPGGCNNTASVTITQPPQMQLSTNQTNVSCYGFNDGSATVNVSGGTGTYTYQWSNAQTSSTATNLAANSYTVTIKDANNCSITASVTITQPPQFTITASASPGSICPGASSTLTANGAVTYAWDNGLGNGNPQMVSPANTTAYHVTGTDATGCTATATVSVVVYTPPTISISGNNSICQGQSTMLTAGGATSYVWDIGNNLASVNVSPLATTTYQVTGTDANGCTNTATYQVTVIPIPNANAGADVIQCGLTYNLSATPSIGQGIWSSPQNVIINPVNNPNATLTVNQTGQYILIWTENNQGCIDADTVLINLTRYPTSEFTADTIPCAGNNSMITFTGFAEGNSVYTWSWDGGNAIPGTGVGPHIVNWNSNGIHNISLIVSTNGCASPPTIVQIYNPTPLSTSLTKTDILCHSDANGTVDLTVTGGRLPYSYQWNNGAPTEDLLNIPSGIYTVTVTDASGCTKTDGITVNQPTQLVASVTPTQYICIGQPAYLSITATGGTPSYQYFWNGQSSNPSIAVYPEVTTTYTASVVDANSCSSNLLSTTVYVAHPLHVNLLVNTDHVCPGDPVMLTPVIWGGVGPPYIIYNQDGDIVTPPIYVYPNQSGWYSVRIEDACGSWDTSNVFIHVWPLPPASILADTLQGCVPLMVHFIEVNPDSGQTYLWNFGDQSNLSLSKNPIHTYNTPGTFDVTITVTSNHGCKTMVVYNDMITVWPKPNAAYVWSPEVVTEIKPVFNFTNMSTGASWYQWMFGDGDSSSVVNPEHRYPGKGNYETQLVSISNKGCTDTTKAIIKILEQYTFYAPTAFSPDGDRNNDFFYIVAHGIKEDGFYLEVYDRWGEIIWSTKQYSKIYERSEKWDGRAKNHEIVPIGTYTWRAVFRDSFDKSHEEVGAVSIIR from the coding sequence ATGAAAACAATATTATTTTTATTTTTTATGTTGATTAACAGTTTGTTATTTGCACAACATGATCATCATAATCAGAAAAAATGTACACATAATCATAAAGTAAAATCTGTAAACGATACAACAATTAAAGTAGTTCAGACATTTCTACGAGATGATAATGCAGGTGAAGCTATTATTATTCAACGATATAGAAATGATACATTAGCAGATAAATGGCTGAAAGAATATATACAGCGAAGCCGTAACAAAGTTACTGAAAATATCTATTTAAAAGGTACTAAAGCAAGTGGGTGTTCCAATCTAGATTTTGAAAATGGTAATTTTTCAAATTGGACATGTCAAACAGCTACAAATTATAATTATCCAGCCGGTGATGCTTCACCTTCTCCAGAAACGGCATGGGCTGGAACTGCACCTGTTGCAAATCGCCACGTCATAACAAACGCTGCAAGTGGCAATGATCCATACGGTAACTTTCCAATGTTAGCTCCAAATGGTGGATCATTTTCGGTTAAACTTGGCAATAATGATTATAACTATGAAGCCGAACAATTAATATATACTTTTTTTGTCAATCCACAAGATACAAATTTCATATATAAATATGCCGTAATTCTTGAAGATCCTGGTCATACTTGGGTAGAACAACCATATTTTGAATTAAAAATTTATGATGGTAATGGACAAATTATTCCTTGTAGTTATCAACAATATGTATCAGGTGGTTCAATACCTGGTTTTTTTGATAGCCCTTCAAATTCAAGTGTTAAATGTAAATCATGGACAACCGTTGGTTTAAATTTAGGTCCATATATAGGCCAAACTATTACTCTTATAGTTACAAGTGCTGATTGTGCTCAAGGAGGTCATTTTGGTTACGGATACATTGATTTTATTTGTCCTTCTTCATTTACATCTACACCAAATGTTTATTGCAATAATGTTACTTCTGCTACTCTTACAGTTCCTGATATTGACCCTGGTATGAATTTTCAGTGGTCAACCGGTGAAACAACTCCATCTATTACAATTAATCCACAAAACTACGATGGCTCAAATGTTAGTGTTTATATTCAATCACCAACTTCAATTGGTCTTTGTGGTTTTTATTATCTTTTTCCAATAGAAGTAGTACAACTTAATCCGGAATTTAATACAACTACCAACTGTCTTACGGTTAATTTTTCAGATTTATCTTCTGTAACCGGAACTACAATTTCGGGATGGTCATGGGATTTCGGAGATGGACAAAGTTCTACTTTGCAAAATCCGATACATACTTACACAACGGCCGGAGATTATAATGTTACCTTAACTATTACTGCAGGTGGTTGTCAAAATTCAATATCTCACCATGTTACTGTTTCTGGTCTTAGTATCAGTGTTTCCTCCACAAATCCTTTATGTTATGGTCAAAATGGCTCAGCTACTGTAACTGCCTCAGGAAGCGGTAGCTATAGCTATACGTGGAGTACGACACCACCTCAAACTACAGCTACAGCAAATAATTTACCACCAGGCACTTATACTGTTTCGGTAACTGAACCTGGTGGATGTAATAATACAGCTTCTGTTACCATTACTCAACCACCCCAAATGCAGTTATCTACAAATCAGACAAATGTTTCTTGTTATGGTTTTAATGATGGTTCTGCAACGGTTAATGTTAGCGGTGGTACTGGAACTTATACATACCAATGGAGTAATGCACAAACGAGTTCTACTGCTACTAATTTAGCTGCAAATTCTTATACTGTAACCATTAAAGACGCTAATAACTGTTCGATAACCGCATCTGTTACCATTACTCAACCTCCTCAGTTTACCATTACCGCTTCAGCATCGCCCGGTTCTATATGTCCGGGAGCAAGTTCTACTCTTACAGCCAACGGAGCTGTTACTTATGCATGGGATAATGGATTAGGAAATGGCAATCCGCAAATGGTAAGTCCTGCAAATACTACCGCTTACCATGTTACCGGAACGGATGCTACAGGATGTACTGCTACTGCTACTGTTTCCGTAGTTGTTTATACTCCTCCCACCATTTCTATTTCAGGAAACAATAGTATATGCCAGGGACAAAGTACAATGCTCACAGCCGGTGGAGCTACAAGTTATGTTTGGGATATAGGAAATAACTTAGCAAGTGTTAATGTTTCGCCATTAGCAACAACTACTTATCAGGTTACTGGTACCGATGCTAATGGTTGTACAAATACTGCTACATATCAAGTTACTGTGATTCCAATACCAAATGCTAATGCTGGTGCAGATGTTATTCAATGCGGTTTGACATATAACTTATCGGCAACCCCATCTATTGGACAAGGAATATGGTCATCGCCACAAAATGTAATCATTAATCCTGTTAATAATCCCAATGCTACTTTAACCGTTAACCAAACCGGTCAATATATCCTTATTTGGACTGAAAACAATCAGGGTTGCATAGATGCCGATACTGTTTTAATTAACTTAACACGATATCCAACGAGTGAATTTACAGCCGATACCATTCCTTGTGCCGGCAACAATTCCATGATAACTTTCACCGGTTTTGCCGAAGGAAATTCCGTTTACACGTGGTCGTGGGATGGTGGGAATGCCATACCCGGAACTGGAGTCGGACCACATATTGTAAACTGGAACAGCAATGGTATTCATAACATTAGCTTAATTGTATCGACAAATGGATGTGCATCACCACCAACTATAGTTCAAATTTACAATCCAACACCATTGAGCACTTCGCTTACTAAAACCGATATATTATGCCATAGCGATGCTAACGGAACAGTAGATTTAACCGTAACAGGTGGTCGTTTACCTTATAGTTATCAATGGAACAACGGTGCTCCAACCGAAGATTTATTAAATATACCGTCCGGCATTTATACTGTTACGGTTACCGATGCCAGCGGATGTACCAAGACCGATGGTATTACTGTAAATCAACCTACCCAGCTTGTTGCTTCTGTTACTCCGACACAATACATTTGTATAGGTCAACCCGCATACTTAAGTATTACTGCTACCGGTGGTACGCCATCGTATCAATATTTCTGGAACGGTCAATCGTCCAACCCTTCCATTGCCGTTTATCCAGAAGTAACGACAACCTATACTGCTTCGGTAGTAGATGCAAATAGTTGCAGCAGCAATTTATTAAGCACAACAGTATATGTAGCTCATCCGCTGCATGTTAATTTATTAGTCAATACCGACCATGTATGTCCAGGCGATCCAGTAATGCTCACTCCGGTTATTTGGGGTGGTGTAGGACCTCCGTATATTATTTACAACCAAGACGGAGATATTGTAACTCCTCCTATTTACGTATATCCAAATCAAAGTGGATGGTACAGTGTACGCATAGAAGATGCTTGCGGTTCGTGGGATACTTCGAATGTGTTTATTCATGTATGGCCGTTACCTCCGGCCAGTATTTTAGCCGACACATTGCAAGGTTGTGTTCCTTTAATGGTTCATTTTATTGAAGTAAATCCAGACAGTGGTCAAACCTATCTTTGGAATTTTGGCGACCAATCAAATTTGTCGTTGTCGAAAAATCCTATTCATACATATAACACACCAGGAACCTTTGATGTAACTATTACTGTAACTTCAAATCATGGATGTAAAACAATGGTGGTATATAATGATATGATAACGGTATGGCCAAAGCCTAATGCTGCTTATGTGTGGAGCCCAGAGGTAGTAACCGAAATTAAACCTGTTTTTAATTTTACCAATATGTCAACCGGTGCATCGTGGTATCAATGGATGTTTGGCGATGGTGATTCGTCGAGTGTAGTCAATCCAGAACATCGTTATCCTGGCAAAGGTAATTACGAAACACAATTGGTGTCCATTAGCAACAAAGGTTGTACCGATACAACAAAAGCGATTATTAAGATTTTAGAGCAATATACGTTTTATGCACCAACAGCTTTTAGTCCAGATGGTGACCGTAATAACGACTTTTTTTATATAGTTGCTCATGGTATAAAAGAAGATGGTTTTTATCTTGAAGTATATGATCGTTGGGGCGAAATAATATGGAGCACCAAACAATATAGCAAGATATATGAACGTAGTGAAAAATGGGATGGTCGTGCTAAAAACCACGAAATTGTTCCAATCGGTACTTATACATGGAGAGCAGTGTTTAGAGATAGTTTTGATAAATCGCATGAAGAAGTTGGTGCAGTTAGTATTATTCGTTAA